One Ammoniphilus sp. CFH 90114 genomic window carries:
- a CDS encoding SpoIIIAH-like family protein, with amino-acid sequence MVLKKQTVWLLSMLTIMVVLSAYYMLQGPIEQVPVASNSPSPEAQELQVDSQQIETGESMEGTAEAMPGSASDYFIETKLNRDAWQSQKMEEYLSIMTNAEDKEAVTQAKSNYDKLVTQQDTEMTVESLIKALGYNEAVIISKENRVNVIVQAEKLERQNAVEIMKLVTQHLEVPSNNIVVTYKP; translated from the coding sequence TTCTATGCTGACCATTATGGTTGTGTTGTCTGCTTACTACATGCTTCAAGGCCCGATTGAACAAGTCCCCGTAGCTTCTAACTCGCCATCACCAGAAGCACAAGAATTACAGGTGGATAGCCAGCAAATTGAGACTGGGGAGTCAATGGAAGGTACTGCTGAAGCTATGCCTGGAAGTGCTTCTGACTACTTTATTGAGACGAAGTTAAATCGTGACGCTTGGCAATCTCAAAAGATGGAAGAGTACTTGTCTATTATGACCAACGCAGAAGACAAAGAAGCTGTCACTCAGGCTAAGTCAAATTATGACAAGCTCGTAACTCAACAGGATACGGAAATGACAGTTGAGAGCTTAATTAAGGCACTAGGATATAATGAGGCTGTTATTATTTCTAAAGAGAATCGCGTAAACGTCATCGTTCAAGCAGAAAAGCTAGAAAGACAAAATGCAGTTGAAATTATGAAATTGGTCACTCAGCATCTAGAAGTCCCATCCAATAATATTGTGGTAACATATAAACCATAA
- the accB gene encoding acetyl-CoA carboxylase biotin carboxyl carrier protein codes for MLKMHEIREIIKLVDQSSVQEFEMENEGLRISIKKGREGVVLPEQQVVAAAPVIPAPAPVVVSKPAPTVERVREPEVPTQQAAVQEPVVDEALKKIVSPMVGTFYTKPDPNSPSYVKVGDKVNPDSIVCIVEAMKLFNEIEAEVTGEIVKILVTDGQLVEYGQPLFLVK; via the coding sequence ATGTTAAAAATGCATGAAATAAGAGAAATCATAAAATTGGTTGACCAATCCAGTGTGCAAGAATTCGAAATGGAAAATGAAGGATTACGTATCAGTATAAAAAAAGGACGAGAGGGTGTAGTACTGCCTGAACAACAGGTTGTTGCAGCTGCACCAGTAATACCAGCTCCAGCTCCAGTTGTTGTTTCTAAGCCTGCGCCAACGGTTGAAAGGGTAAGAGAACCAGAAGTTCCAACTCAGCAGGCAGCTGTACAGGAACCGGTAGTTGACGAAGCCCTTAAGAAGATTGTGTCGCCTATGGTTGGAACTTTTTATACCAAGCCTGACCCGAATTCACCTTCTTATGTAAAAGTTGGAGATAAGGTTAATCCAGATAGCATCGTGTGTATTGTTGAGGCAATGAAGCTGTTTAATGAGATTGAGGCTGAGGTAACGGGTGAAATCGTCAAGATCTTGGTTACAGATGGCCAGTTAGTAGAGTACGGGCAACCTCTATTCCTAGTTAAATAA
- a CDS encoding Asp23/Gls24 family envelope stress response protein, with protein sequence MEMIADFEKTELGKIEIAPEVIEVITGLAAAEVDGVAHMSGGFVGDIAERLGRKNLAKGVKVEVGKKEAAVDVYIIVKYGYKIPEVARNIQENVRQGIENMTGLKVIEVNVHIVDVEFKTEKKVEVEEPLHRVR encoded by the coding sequence ATGGAGATGATTGCAGATTTTGAGAAGACCGAATTAGGCAAGATCGAAATAGCTCCTGAAGTGATTGAAGTCATTACAGGTCTGGCAGCAGCAGAAGTAGATGGAGTAGCTCATATGAGCGGCGGATTCGTCGGGGACATTGCTGAGCGCTTAGGTAGGAAGAACCTGGCTAAGGGTGTGAAAGTAGAAGTAGGCAAGAAGGAAGCCGCTGTGGATGTTTATATTATCGTTAAATATGGATATAAGATCCCTGAAGTTGCTCGTAATATCCAGGAGAACGTTCGCCAGGGCATTGAGAATATGACGGGACTTAAGGTCATAGAAGTCAATGTACACATTGTGGATGTTGAATTTAAGACAGAGAAGAAAGTGGAGGTTGAAGAGCCTCTTCATCGTGTAAGATAG
- the amaP gene encoding alkaline shock response membrane anchor protein AmaP, whose product MNLFDRLILSLYSLALTILSVMVIAASLHLIPYELVQSNILAVYEADNMRYAYLGVAVIFFLISLKFLLQGFRRVKDRSHTEAIAQRTDWGHVSISVSTIESVALKAARRVRGVREVKSVIKSDETGTSILMKVSIDGDTPVPSIVEEVQKGVKEQVEAIIGIEIKQVDVKITEVAQQSSTTRLSRVE is encoded by the coding sequence TTGAATTTATTTGATCGGTTAATCTTATCCCTTTATAGTCTTGCTTTGACCATTCTTTCGGTTATGGTGATCGCGGCCTCTCTTCATCTGATTCCCTATGAGTTGGTCCAATCTAATATATTGGCTGTTTATGAAGCAGATAATATGAGGTATGCCTATCTAGGTGTAGCCGTGATTTTTTTCCTCATCAGCTTGAAATTCTTACTTCAGGGTTTTAGGCGGGTGAAGGATAGATCACATACCGAAGCCATTGCTCAGCGGACAGATTGGGGTCACGTAAGCATATCAGTATCCACCATTGAGAGTGTTGCGCTTAAGGCTGCCCGTCGAGTTCGTGGAGTACGGGAAGTGAAGAGTGTAATTAAGTCAGACGAAACAGGAACATCCATCTTAATGAAAGTGTCCATCGATGGTGACACTCCTGTTCCTTCCATTGTTGAAGAGGTACAGAAGGGTGTTAAAGAACAGGTTGAGGCTATCATTGGTATAGAGATAAAGCAAGTAGATGTTAAGATAACAGAAGTAGCCCAGCAGTCGTCCACTACACGGTTAAGTCGAGTGGAATAG
- a CDS encoding DUF2273 domain-containing protein yields MLWQLMQVHPGKTIGVLSGLILGILYIWLGFLNTLVILVFVSTGFYFGRKYDNRESLTDVLDRILPGKFTKY; encoded by the coding sequence ATGCTTTGGCAGTTGATGCAAGTTCACCCTGGGAAAACAATAGGTGTTCTCAGTGGATTAATTCTCGGGATCTTGTACATTTGGCTAGGATTTCTTAATACATTAGTTATTTTGGTTTTCGTCAGCACTGGGTTTTATTTCGGTAGAAAGTACGATAACAGAGAAAGTTTAACTGATGTATTAGACCGCATTCTTCCTGGTAAATTTACGAAGTACTAA
- the nusB gene encoding transcription antitermination factor NusB, whose amino-acid sequence MKRREVREKVVQVLYQVDMRGIDISEAMKATSDEPIEQQDREYLESIVKGILNHQTELDESIKKYLRNWSLERLGFVDRAILRLAAYEIYYMDDIPDKVSVNEAIELSRSFGMEESVKYINAVLANLVKEKNGAAEEVPQGE is encoded by the coding sequence ATGAAACGTCGTGAAGTGCGTGAGAAAGTAGTCCAAGTGTTGTACCAGGTTGATATGAGAGGGATAGATATATCTGAAGCCATGAAGGCTACATCAGATGAACCTATAGAACAGCAAGATAGGGAATACTTAGAATCTATTGTAAAAGGAATCCTTAACCATCAGACAGAGTTGGACGAATCCATAAAGAAGTATCTTAGGAATTGGTCACTTGAACGGTTGGGCTTTGTCGATCGAGCCATTCTTCGACTGGCTGCCTATGAAATTTATTACATGGATGACATACCAGATAAAGTTTCAGTCAATGAAGCCATTGAGTTATCAAGATCGTTTGGAATGGAGGAGTCCGTTAAATACATCAATGCCGTACTAGCCAACCTGGTAAAGGAAAAGAACGGAGCAGCCGAAGAGGTTCCGCAAGGTGAATAA
- a CDS encoding O-sialoglycoprotein endopeptidase — protein sequence MNKAILGIDTSNYRTSLCLIDLEGRMISEEKRLLTVKPGERGLQQSEAVFQHIQRLPELANQMQWEKFEVVAIAVSVQPRPVEGSYMPVFKVGESWAQGIATFLRIPLYPTSHQEMHIAAGEYSSAKRPEHDRFLAFHLSGGTSELLLCNRTNTGYEINKLGGTLDLHAGQLVDRVGVALGLPFPSGPYLEELAKQSIDSEIRVPSTGKGYDFHLSGAENQLMKLISDPSIHRGAIARATELCIAKSLEKVIRYASEQSHPKEVLIVGGVAANSFIKSRLIERLEHPAVGCSLYFADPAYSGDNAFGVAQIGLQQHLNTNII from the coding sequence GTGAATAAGGCCATTCTTGGAATCGATACAAGTAATTATCGAACGTCTCTTTGTTTGATTGATCTTGAAGGGCGGATGATTTCCGAAGAAAAGAGACTTCTTACCGTAAAACCAGGGGAAAGAGGGTTGCAGCAGTCTGAGGCTGTATTCCAGCATATTCAGCGCCTTCCTGAGTTAGCTAATCAAATGCAATGGGAAAAGTTTGAGGTTGTGGCTATAGCGGTGAGTGTACAGCCGCGGCCAGTGGAGGGTTCCTATATGCCTGTATTTAAGGTAGGAGAAAGCTGGGCCCAAGGAATCGCGACTTTTCTTCGAATTCCTCTCTATCCTACAAGTCATCAAGAGATGCATATTGCTGCAGGAGAGTATTCCTCTGCGAAGCGGCCGGAACATGACCGTTTTCTAGCCTTTCACTTATCAGGCGGCACAAGCGAATTGCTTCTATGCAATAGAACCAATACAGGCTATGAAATTAATAAGCTAGGTGGAACTTTGGATTTACATGCAGGGCAATTAGTTGATCGTGTAGGGGTGGCCTTAGGTTTACCATTTCCTAGTGGTCCGTATCTAGAGGAGCTTGCCAAACAAAGTATAGATAGTGAGATTAGAGTTCCCTCCACTGGAAAAGGGTATGACTTCCATTTATCCGGTGCTGAAAATCAACTGATGAAGCTGATTTCAGATCCCTCCATTCATCGAGGTGCGATCGCAAGAGCTACCGAATTGTGCATAGCTAAAAGTTTGGAGAAAGTCATTCGTTATGCATCGGAGCAAAGTCATCCTAAAGAAGTGCTTATCGTCGGAGGGGTTGCTGCCAACTCTTTTATTAAATCTCGCTTAATTGAACGACTAGAGCACCCTGCTGTAGGGTGTTCGTTGTATTTTGCTGATCCAGCTTATTCTGGAGATAATGCTTTTGGTGTAGCTCAAATTGGGTTACAACAACACTTAAACACGAACATTATATAG
- the folD gene encoding bifunctional methylenetetrahydrofolate dehydrogenase/methenyltetrahydrofolate cyclohydrolase FolD, whose protein sequence is MSAVIIDGKQVAKDIREEIKVEVERLTQQGVRPGLAVILIGEDPASQSYVKAKAKACEEAGIYSSVIRKNETITESELLQLIDELNGDESIHGILVQLPLPKHISEEAVIQAIHPAKDVDGFHPINVGNMVIGADCYLPCTPHGVVELIKRTGTSISGKHAVVVGRSNIVGKPVSMLLLQENATVSICHSRTKNLADITRQADILVVAVGKAHMIGAEHVAPGAIVIDVGVNRVEGNKLVGDVRFDEVKEIAGFITPVPGGVGPMTITMLLKNTVEAAKKKMMA, encoded by the coding sequence ATGTCAGCAGTTATTATAGATGGAAAACAGGTAGCTAAGGATATTCGTGAAGAAATAAAGGTAGAAGTGGAACGCTTAACTCAGCAAGGAGTCCGTCCGGGCTTGGCTGTTATTCTTATTGGGGAAGATCCAGCTTCACAATCTTATGTAAAGGCAAAAGCAAAGGCGTGTGAAGAAGCCGGAATTTATTCTTCCGTTATTCGCAAGAACGAAACCATTACGGAATCTGAATTGCTTCAATTGATTGATGAGTTAAACGGAGATGAGAGCATTCATGGCATCTTGGTACAGCTTCCCCTTCCTAAGCATATTTCCGAGGAAGCGGTTATTCAAGCTATTCATCCAGCTAAAGATGTTGATGGTTTCCATCCAATCAATGTTGGGAATATGGTCATTGGCGCAGATTGCTACCTTCCTTGTACTCCTCATGGTGTGGTAGAGCTGATTAAGCGTACAGGCACATCGATATCTGGGAAGCATGCCGTGGTCGTAGGAAGAAGTAATATTGTAGGGAAACCCGTCTCTATGTTATTGTTACAAGAAAACGCTACGGTTTCCATTTGTCATTCCAGAACGAAGAATTTAGCCGATATTACTCGTCAAGCCGATATTCTTGTTGTAGCTGTCGGTAAAGCCCATATGATCGGAGCAGAACACGTAGCACCAGGAGCTATTGTTATTGATGTAGGAGTAAACCGGGTAGAAGGGAATAAACTCGTTGGTGATGTTCGCTTTGATGAAGTAAAGGAAATAGCAGGATTTATTACCCCGGTTCCTGGTGGAGTCGGACCTATGACGATAACCATGTTATTGAAGAATACGGTTGAAGCGGCAAAAAAGAAAATGATGGCGTAG
- the xseA gene encoding exodeoxyribonuclease VII large subunit has protein sequence MENRNIYSVAEINRYLKDLIEGNTQLQDVWIRGEISNFTHHSRGHMYFTVKDEDAVLKAVMFAGNNRYLKFIPKNGTKVLVRGAISVYESGGQYQLIAREMQPDGIGSLYLAFEQLKQKLQEEGLFAPDRKKGLPVYPRAIGVVTSPTGAAVRDIITTIRRRYPIARIILVPVLVQGEQAPSSISKAIELMNKSEDAIDVLIVGRGGGSIEELWAFNTEIVARSIFASRIPIISAVGHETDFTIADFVADIRAATPTAAAELAVPHVLELRQRLTWLQDKLQSKLLTRLNQSEERFKRAHRSLVLKHPQKQVESANQKLDRLVDRFYLGMHRFNRERRLKLNVSTGRLQFYNPGKQLKDYRERLGRIQQGLVKLASQTVSDKRNDWLLTMARLDGLSPLKIMGRGYSLVYKNEELVKSIHQLDPGDGVKVKLMDGTIDCSVWALEERKNHGKE, from the coding sequence TTGGAGAATCGTAATATTTATTCCGTTGCTGAGATCAACCGATACTTAAAGGATCTTATTGAAGGTAACACACAGCTTCAGGATGTCTGGATTCGTGGAGAAATCTCGAATTTTACCCACCATAGCCGTGGTCATATGTATTTTACGGTCAAAGATGAGGATGCGGTGCTAAAAGCAGTCATGTTTGCAGGAAATAACCGTTATCTTAAGTTTATACCTAAGAATGGGACCAAAGTGCTTGTTCGGGGAGCTATTTCTGTATATGAGAGTGGTGGACAATACCAATTAATTGCGAGAGAAATGCAACCGGACGGGATTGGGAGCCTCTATCTAGCTTTCGAACAGTTAAAACAAAAACTCCAAGAAGAAGGGCTTTTTGCCCCCGATCGGAAAAAAGGGTTACCTGTCTATCCGCGTGCAATTGGTGTTGTGACGAGTCCAACTGGGGCTGCTGTTCGAGATATCATTACGACGATTAGAAGACGCTACCCTATCGCTCGAATTATTCTGGTACCTGTTTTAGTCCAAGGTGAACAAGCTCCTTCTTCCATAAGTAAAGCCATTGAGTTGATGAACAAGAGTGAGGACGCCATCGATGTGTTAATCGTTGGGCGTGGAGGGGGCTCTATTGAAGAACTGTGGGCGTTCAATACAGAGATTGTAGCAAGAAGCATCTTTGCTTCCAGAATCCCTATCATATCTGCTGTGGGTCATGAGACGGATTTCACGATTGCTGACTTTGTGGCAGATATTCGAGCCGCTACACCGACAGCAGCTGCTGAACTGGCAGTTCCTCATGTTTTAGAACTCCGTCAACGACTTACTTGGTTGCAGGATAAGTTGCAGTCAAAGTTATTGACTCGTCTGAACCAATCCGAAGAGAGATTCAAGAGAGCACACCGTTCCTTGGTATTAAAGCACCCGCAGAAACAAGTAGAATCCGCGAATCAGAAGTTAGATCGACTAGTTGATCGCTTCTATTTAGGAATGCATCGATTTAATAGAGAACGAAGATTAAAGTTAAACGTTTCAACTGGGCGACTCCAATTCTATAATCCGGGGAAGCAACTCAAGGATTATAGGGAAAGATTGGGACGAATTCAACAGGGTCTCGTGAAGCTTGCTTCTCAGACCGTTAGCGATAAAAGAAACGACTGGCTGTTAACCATGGCTCGCTTAGATGGCCTAAGCCCATTAAAGATTATGGGTCGAGGCTATTCCTTGGTCTATAAGAACGAGGAATTAGTTAAGTCCATACATCAGCTTGACCCTGGTGATGGGGTAAAGGTAAAATTAATGGATGGAACGATAGATTGCTCAGTTTGGGCGCTAGAAGAGAGGAAAAACCATGGAAAAGAATGA
- the xseB gene encoding exodeoxyribonuclease VII small subunit, producing the protein MEKNEMLALTFEEALKQLEEIVDMLEAGEVPLEKAIDLFQDGMLLSQVCSQKLDKVEQKIETLLEENGGMVLKPLELEEDRK; encoded by the coding sequence ATGGAAAAGAATGAAATGCTTGCTCTTACCTTTGAAGAAGCACTCAAGCAATTAGAAGAGATTGTCGATATGCTGGAGGCTGGCGAAGTTCCTCTGGAGAAGGCAATCGATCTCTTTCAAGATGGCATGTTATTGTCACAGGTGTGCAGTCAGAAACTAGATAAAGTGGAACAGAAGATTGAGACCTTATTAGAGGAAAATGGGGGCATGGTGCTCAAGCCTCTTGAGCTCGAGGAGGATCGCAAGTGA
- a CDS encoding polyprenyl synthetase family protein, with amino-acid sequence MNSVFNIQEYLIEKQRYIEQALPAFLPTDGVPKPLMESMEYSYYAGGKRIRPILLLATLEAFGKSPDIGLPAACAVEMIHTYSLIHDDLPAMDNDDFRRGKPTNHKKFGEATAILAGDGLLTEAFRAVCSLAQLGIAPTHILSIVCELSRYAGPQGMVGGQMADLLGEGKQLELPELQYIHHHKTADLLIFCVRSGARLGGADEEQMEQLTLFARNIGLAFQIQDDILDVYGDEATIGKPVGSDIAKEKSTYPALIGLKASQAELERLVTEAKQALRKTRVQTQVLDALADFIIKRDK; translated from the coding sequence GTGAACTCTGTCTTTAATATTCAAGAATACTTAATAGAGAAACAAAGATATATTGAGCAGGCATTGCCTGCTTTTTTGCCAACTGATGGAGTGCCTAAGCCTCTGATGGAATCGATGGAATATTCCTATTATGCTGGAGGAAAGCGAATTCGTCCTATCCTGTTGCTTGCGACTCTAGAAGCATTCGGGAAAAGTCCAGATATCGGCTTGCCTGCTGCTTGTGCAGTCGAGATGATTCATACGTATTCCCTTATTCATGATGATCTGCCTGCCATGGATAATGACGATTTTCGCAGGGGAAAGCCCACCAATCATAAGAAGTTTGGTGAGGCAACAGCCATCCTTGCTGGGGATGGTCTTTTAACAGAAGCTTTTCGAGCGGTTTGTTCCCTTGCTCAGTTGGGGATTGCTCCAACCCATATTTTGTCCATTGTCTGTGAGCTTTCTAGGTATGCTGGACCGCAAGGAATGGTTGGAGGTCAGATGGCTGATCTGCTTGGGGAAGGCAAGCAACTTGAGCTACCTGAGCTGCAATATATCCACCATCATAAGACGGCAGATCTACTCATATTTTGCGTTCGCAGCGGAGCACGATTAGGTGGGGCAGACGAGGAACAGATGGAGCAATTAACGCTGTTCGCCCGCAATATTGGACTCGCTTTTCAGATCCAGGATGACATCCTTGATGTCTATGGGGATGAAGCAACGATCGGGAAGCCGGTAGGAAGCGATATCGCTAAGGAGAAATCTACTTATCCAGCTTTAATAGGGTTAAAAGCAAGTCAAGCTGAACTAGAACGGCTAGTAACGGAAGCGAAGCAGGCTCTTCGCAAGACCAGAGTGCAGACGCAAGTATTGGATGCTTTGGCTGATTTTATAATTAAACGAGATAAGTAG